From a region of the Paenibacillus sp. FSL R10-2734 genome:
- a CDS encoding iron-hydroxamate ABC transporter substrate-binding protein, translating into MFLFNRKRFGSMKLTMVGLMVMVLFLSACGNNNSGNTSNAGTESTTAPAAEATEAPAAPRTLTDAMGHEVTIPANPQRVLGSYLEDSLVTLGVTPVAQWSVPNGVQDYLSAELKDVPTISYDLPLEAVTSFAPDLILIPSESSVQNGIYDQLNKIAPTYVIGDELNQDWRKSLLKIGEILNKTTEAEQAIKDYEAKAAEAKEKLAGSIGKESVAILWLVQKNFYIVDETRSSGAVLYTDLGVTLPNLVTEIPAGTRATWNPISLEKLSELTADHIFLVNSDKTEGSEILDSAIWKGIPAVKAGNVHEMSSTSSWLYSGANAGTKIIDDVLENLVK; encoded by the coding sequence ATGTTTTTGTTTAACAGAAAAAGATTTGGAAGCATGAAATTAACGATGGTCGGATTAATGGTGATGGTGCTATTTTTATCCGCTTGCGGTAATAATAATTCCGGTAACACTTCAAACGCAGGAACTGAGTCAACGACAGCACCAGCTGCTGAAGCCACAGAAGCTCCCGCAGCGCCTAGAACATTAACTGATGCAATGGGACATGAAGTGACTATTCCGGCCAATCCACAACGTGTACTGGGTTCTTATTTAGAAGATTCTTTGGTAACACTAGGGGTAACTCCAGTAGCACAATGGTCAGTGCCTAATGGTGTTCAAGATTATCTATCCGCTGAATTGAAGGATGTTCCTACGATAAGCTACGACCTTCCGCTTGAGGCTGTAACCAGCTTTGCACCAGATCTAATTCTCATTCCGTCAGAGTCTTCTGTACAGAATGGTATTTATGATCAATTGAATAAGATTGCACCTACTTATGTTATTGGAGACGAACTAAATCAAGATTGGCGTAAATCGCTGCTCAAGATCGGTGAGATCCTTAACAAGACCACTGAGGCAGAACAAGCGATTAAAGATTATGAAGCGAAAGCAGCAGAAGCAAAAGAAAAGCTTGCAGGATCTATTGGAAAAGAGTCTGTAGCTATTCTTTGGCTAGTGCAAAAGAACTTCTACATTGTTGACGAGACTCGCAGTAGTGGAGCTGTATTGTATACAGATCTTGGAGTCACCCTACCTAACCTAGTCACAGAGATTCCAGCAGGAACAAGAGCAACCTGGAATCCCATTTCCCTTGAGAAGTTGTCTGAGTTGACAGCAGATCATATTTTCTTAGTGAATAGTGATAAAACTGAGGGTTCAGAAATTCTGGATAGTGCAATTTGGAAAGGTATTCCGGCTGTAAAAGCAGGGAACGTGCATGAAATGAGTTCAACAAGCAGCTGGCTATACAGTGGTGCGAATGCAGGTACCAAAATCATTGACGATGTATTGGAAAACCTTGTGAAATAA
- a CDS encoding iron ABC transporter permease → MNLEKEKALHSRPASAIGIIIFGLAAIAFGLALSVSLGAADIKLTTVWDAIFRFNPDLQQHQVIRELRLPRAIAGALVGACFAVAGAIMQGMTRNPLADSGLLGLNAGAGVALALVFAFAPSLSFTSLMLFCFIGAAAASLIVFGIGSLSYNGLTPLRLTLAGSAVSALLVAISQGVAILFNLSQDIAFWLAGGMGGASWTQIKIIFPWVVVALIAALMLSRSVTLLSLGREVAAGLGQRTRLVQVACMIVVVILAGSAVSTVGPVAFVGLIIPHVTRYLVGVDYRWIIPCSAILGSLLILFADIAARMINAPYETPLGALIALIGVPFFIYLASKRKGEL, encoded by the coding sequence ATGAATTTAGAAAAGGAAAAAGCTCTACATTCGAGGCCGGCATCTGCAATTGGTATCATCATTTTTGGCCTCGCTGCCATAGCTTTTGGACTGGCACTTTCTGTCTCCCTAGGTGCAGCAGATATCAAGTTAACAACAGTATGGGATGCCATATTTCGATTTAATCCAGATCTTCAGCAGCATCAAGTGATTAGAGAACTACGATTACCCCGTGCAATAGCTGGGGCCTTGGTCGGTGCTTGCTTTGCAGTTGCAGGGGCAATCATGCAGGGAATGACACGAAATCCGCTTGCGGATTCAGGTCTGCTTGGATTAAATGCGGGGGCAGGTGTAGCGCTGGCATTAGTATTTGCCTTTGCACCTTCACTTTCATTTACTTCTCTCATGTTGTTTTGCTTTATCGGTGCAGCCGCAGCCTCATTGATCGTGTTCGGTATTGGGTCTCTCTCCTATAATGGACTGACACCCTTACGTTTGACGCTCGCAGGCTCAGCAGTCAGTGCACTACTAGTCGCGATTAGTCAGGGCGTAGCCATCCTCTTCAACTTATCCCAGGATATAGCCTTCTGGTTAGCCGGTGGAATGGGCGGGGCAAGCTGGACTCAGATAAAGATTATATTCCCTTGGGTTGTGGTGGCATTAATCGCAGCCCTGATGTTATCTCGATCGGTCACGTTGCTTAGCTTAGGAAGGGAAGTGGCGGCTGGTCTAGGACAGCGGACGAGATTAGTACAGGTGGCTTGTATGATTGTTGTGGTCATTCTAGCGGGTAGTGCAGTCTCAACCGTTGGACCTGTTGCTTTTGTAGGACTTATCATTCCGCATGTTACGCGTTATTTGGTCGGAGTAGACTACCGCTGGATAATTCCTTGCTCGGCCATTCTCGGGAGCTTATTGATTCTCTTTGCGGACATTGCCGCTAGAATGATTAATGCACCTTATGAGACGCCGCTTGGAGCTTTAATCGCACTTATTGGTGTACCTTTCTTCATTTACTTAGCGAGTAAGCGGAAAGGGGAACTATGA
- a CDS encoding iron ABC transporter permease, whose translation MPKFTLSPYEKERRSQGITVLSLFAILIIVVFIISMNTGFMRLSPLEVLHTLMGDGTHQQKLILFDFRLPRIVISLLVGAGFAVSGCILQSLSRNALAEPATLGISAGAGFAVIIFISFFPATTAAPIFVLPLLALGGAGLTAALIYILAYRKEDGLSPTRLILIGIAVAAGINAVQLVLALRLDPNNYQFVATWIAGKIWGGDWRFVLALLPWIAILLPFAFYKARILNVLNLGDHTSVGLGMRVEKERIMLLVTAVALAGACVAVSGGIGFVGLIAPHLARRLVGPRHQILLPTCAFTGALLMITADTIGRWVLQPAEVPTGIVVAIIGAPYFLYLLAKSKA comes from the coding sequence ATGCCTAAGTTTACCCTTTCTCCGTATGAAAAAGAACGCCGCTCACAAGGAATAACAGTGTTATCACTGTTTGCTATATTGATCATCGTAGTATTTATAATCAGCATGAATACTGGATTTATGCGTCTATCGCCACTGGAAGTTTTACATACTCTAATGGGTGATGGAACACATCAGCAAAAGCTTATTTTATTTGATTTTAGATTACCACGCATAGTCATTTCATTGTTAGTCGGTGCAGGCTTTGCAGTTTCTGGATGTATCCTACAGAGCCTATCGCGAAATGCACTAGCTGAACCGGCTACGCTGGGAATAAGTGCTGGTGCTGGTTTTGCGGTGATCATCTTTATCTCCTTCTTTCCGGCAACAACAGCAGCTCCTATATTTGTACTCCCGCTATTGGCGCTTGGAGGAGCTGGCTTAACCGCAGCCCTAATCTATATCCTTGCTTATCGGAAAGAGGATGGTCTATCCCCTACACGGCTGATACTCATTGGGATTGCAGTCGCTGCAGGAATCAATGCAGTTCAACTAGTGTTAGCATTACGCCTTGATCCTAATAACTATCAGTTTGTAGCTACATGGATCGCCGGGAAAATATGGGGTGGAGATTGGAGATTTGTACTTGCTCTACTTCCTTGGATAGCGATTCTGTTACCGTTCGCCTTCTATAAAGCCCGGATTCTTAATGTTTTGAATCTAGGTGATCATACTTCAGTAGGACTTGGTATGCGAGTAGAGAAGGAACGCATTATGCTTCTTGTAACAGCGGTAGCACTTGCTGGCGCTTGTGTCGCTGTAAGCGGAGGTATTGGCTTCGTCGGTCTAATTGCTCCTCATCTAGCTCGTAGGCTAGTAGGCCCAAGACATCAGATTCTGTTACCTACATGTGCTTTTACAGGGGCACTACTAATGATTACCGCTGATACGATCGGAAGATGGGTGTTACAACCTGCAGAAGTTCCTACTGGTATTGTGGTTGCGATTATAGGCGCACCTTACTTTTTATATTTGCTCGCTAAATCAAAAGCGTAA
- a CDS encoding ABC transporter ATP-binding protein: MSERLNTEELSIGYAEATIVKGLNLTIPTGKITALVGANGSGKSTILKTMARIMKPKSGSVMLDGKSIHNFSTKEVARQLAILPQNPTAPDGLTVSELVSYGRFPHQKGFGTMTAEDRSIISNAISVTGMEPFHDRPIDRLSGGQRQRAWIAMALAQETDILFLDEPTTFLDMAHQLEVLQLLQKLNEEEGRTIIMVVHDLNHATRYAQHMVAIKSGSVISEGSPTEVMTPDVLREVFGIEADIVPDPRTGVPLCLPYELAAYKAV; the protein is encoded by the coding sequence ATGTCAGAACGTTTGAATACAGAAGAATTAAGTATCGGGTATGCGGAAGCTACAATTGTTAAAGGGTTGAACTTGACCATTCCAACGGGGAAAATTACAGCGCTTGTAGGCGCAAACGGTTCTGGTAAATCAACCATCCTCAAAACCATGGCCCGGATCATGAAACCGAAGAGCGGAAGCGTGATGCTGGACGGCAAATCGATCCATAATTTCTCTACAAAAGAGGTCGCTCGTCAGCTTGCGATTCTACCGCAAAACCCAACGGCTCCTGATGGTTTAACAGTGTCCGAGCTGGTTAGCTATGGCCGTTTCCCGCATCAAAAAGGGTTTGGAACGATGACAGCAGAAGATCGTAGCATTATCTCCAACGCTATTTCCGTCACTGGAATGGAGCCTTTCCATGATCGACCGATTGACCGTCTATCTGGAGGACAACGTCAGCGCGCTTGGATCGCTATGGCATTGGCACAAGAGACAGACATTCTATTCCTAGACGAGCCAACAACTTTTCTTGATATGGCCCATCAGCTTGAAGTTCTTCAACTTCTACAAAAGCTGAATGAGGAAGAGGGACGTACGATTATCATGGTGGTGCATGATCTGAATCATGCTACTCGCTATGCGCAGCATATGGTAGCTATTAAGTCTGGTAGTGTGATTAGTGAAGGTTCCCCTACTGAAGTAATGACACCAGATGTGCTACGCGAAGTATTTGGAATTGAAGCAGATATTGTTCCTGATCCACGTACGGGTGTGCCGTTGTGTCTTCCTTACGAGCTTGCAGCTTATAAAGCGGTGTAA
- a CDS encoding Fe-S oxidoreductase, whose amino-acid sequence MIEVQKMMEDIKSRLDLHSSPPEGALYSFSTMKLTEEENLKAFVQCYGPLLKALDDKVVAAYFANWFSNVALSLQYSLSKYSSALDLSLSNLLLHLVPTERSCWITFSVEEVRFIPAPTHQREREDWCKEILTTFYRDTAAPLIRLISEVCGLAIGEVWGQMPTKFNYYFEVWEKEISDCNQLQQLREDYHYLMHGLPAEVFGLSRNPFLVTVRNVESLTDSEATIQLRNRCCLHYLTIDGDYCYRCPRIKEEERASRRLEYRKQMASSDV is encoded by the coding sequence ATGATCGAAGTTCAGAAGATGATGGAAGATATCAAGTCTCGACTAGATCTTCATTCTTCTCCGCCGGAGGGTGCACTTTATTCGTTTTCGACAATGAAATTGACAGAGGAAGAAAACCTTAAAGCCTTTGTTCAATGTTATGGTCCACTGCTGAAGGCTTTAGATGATAAGGTCGTTGCCGCTTACTTTGCCAATTGGTTCTCAAATGTTGCCCTTTCTTTACAATATTCGTTATCAAAATACTCCTCAGCACTGGATCTAAGTTTATCTAATTTATTGCTTCATCTTGTACCTACGGAGCGCTCCTGTTGGATTACATTCTCAGTGGAAGAGGTTCGGTTTATTCCCGCTCCTACCCATCAAAGGGAGCGGGAGGATTGGTGCAAAGAAATTCTAACAACGTTCTATAGGGATACAGCAGCACCTTTGATTCGACTTATATCTGAAGTTTGCGGCCTCGCCATTGGAGAGGTTTGGGGACAGATGCCTACAAAGTTCAATTACTATTTTGAGGTTTGGGAAAAAGAAATTAGCGATTGTAATCAATTACAGCAGCTGCGAGAAGATTATCATTACTTGATGCACGGTTTACCCGCTGAAGTGTTCGGCTTATCAAGAAATCCTTTTCTAGTAACTGTACGTAACGTTGAGAGTCTTACAGATTCTGAAGCTACGATACAACTCCGTAATCGCTGTTGCCTACACTATCTTACTATTGACGGTGATTATTGTTACAGATGTCCTCGTATTAAAGAAGAGGAGAGAGCTTCACGTAGACTCGAATATCGTAAACAAATGGCCTCATCGGATGTATAG
- the murB gene encoding UDP-N-acetylmuramate dehydrogenase, with amino-acid sequence MNIDKIQDDLQKLMTAGIVKSHENLKDHVYTKMGGKADILAAPATYEEIQKIVTYAEQNGITLTVLGNGSNVIIRDGGVRGIVLQTAGLTEMGIRDNLLYAQCGAKIIDVSKYALDMELTGLEFACGIPGTVGGALYMNAGAYGGEVKDVLHSALAITKSGQLVTLQGDELQWGYRKSVFASGEYIVLEANFAMTTGDALTIKAKMDELTYLRESKQPLEYPSCGSVFKRPPGRFAGQLIQESGLQGTRIGGAEVSKKHAGFIVNADNATASDYIGLIHHVRATVKDKFGVELETEVEIIGEE; translated from the coding sequence ATGAATATTGACAAAATTCAAGATGACCTACAAAAGCTAATGACTGCAGGAATAGTGAAGAGTCATGAGAACTTAAAAGATCACGTGTATACCAAAATGGGCGGTAAAGCTGATATTTTGGCAGCACCAGCTACTTATGAAGAAATTCAAAAGATCGTTACATATGCTGAACAGAATGGGATAACACTGACGGTACTTGGGAACGGCTCCAATGTGATTATCCGTGATGGCGGTGTGCGTGGGATCGTTCTGCAAACGGCAGGACTAACTGAAATGGGAATTCGCGATAATCTCTTGTATGCTCAATGCGGTGCCAAAATCATTGATGTTTCCAAATATGCATTGGATATGGAGCTTACGGGTCTGGAGTTCGCCTGCGGCATTCCTGGAACGGTTGGTGGAGCACTTTACATGAACGCAGGTGCCTATGGCGGAGAAGTAAAAGATGTGCTGCATAGTGCGCTGGCTATAACTAAGAGCGGACAGTTGGTGACTCTTCAAGGTGATGAGCTGCAATGGGGATACAGAAAAAGCGTATTCGCAAGCGGTGAGTATATCGTGCTTGAGGCCAACTTTGCTATGACTACCGGAGATGCATTAACCATCAAAGCTAAAATGGATGAACTAACCTACCTGCGTGAATCAAAGCAGCCACTGGAGTATCCATCCTGCGGGAGTGTCTTTAAACGTCCTCCAGGTCGTTTTGCAGGACAGTTAATTCAGGAAAGCGGTTTGCAAGGCACAAGAATTGGTGGTGCTGAAGTATCCAAAAAGCATGCTGGATTTATAGTGAATGCAGATAATGCTACAGCCAGTGATTATATCGGTCTAATCCACCATGTAAGAGCGACTGTCAAAGATAAATTTGGCGTGGAGCTGGAAACTGAAGTGGAGATCATTGGAGAAGAGTAA
- a CDS encoding ABC transporter ATP-binding protein produces the protein MIQLTEVSKFYQERCAVDRITFAVEKGEVFGFLGPNGAGKTTTMRMMTGLLQPTIGEILINDMNISRHKKEIHAQIGVVFELPNLYMRSSIRDNLKLFAELYDVPVKRVNDVMETLQLFDKEKAKVSSLSKGWKQRVLIARALLHKPLVLFLDEPTSGLDPNSASLIRNHIKRIQDEGTTIVLTTHDMQEAEELSDRVGIMHAGALVALGEPHKLKSIYGKPEIEVKYLQDGEVVKKSWPIEVEATKDHIYQLMSTNQILSMHSKEASLADVFAALTGSELS, from the coding sequence TTGATTCAGTTAACCGAGGTCTCAAAGTTTTATCAGGAGAGGTGTGCGGTAGATCGAATTACTTTTGCGGTGGAGAAGGGAGAGGTATTTGGATTTCTGGGTCCTAATGGTGCTGGGAAAACAACAACGATGCGGATGATGACGGGTCTTCTTCAGCCTACAATAGGTGAAATATTAATTAATGACATGAATATTTCACGGCATAAAAAAGAAATTCATGCGCAAATTGGTGTTGTTTTCGAGCTTCCAAACCTTTACATGCGTAGTTCTATACGAGATAACCTAAAGCTATTTGCTGAATTGTATGATGTACCCGTAAAGCGAGTAAATGATGTGATGGAAACCCTCCAACTGTTTGACAAGGAAAAAGCTAAGGTGAGTAGCTTGTCCAAAGGCTGGAAGCAGCGCGTTCTAATCGCCAGAGCATTATTACATAAGCCTCTTGTGTTGTTCTTAGATGAGCCTACCAGTGGATTAGATCCAAATTCAGCTTCACTCATTCGTAATCATATCAAGAGAATTCAAGATGAAGGCACAACCATTGTCTTAACGACGCATGATATGCAAGAAGCCGAAGAATTAAGTGATAGAGTAGGCATCATGCACGCAGGAGCATTAGTGGCACTAGGAGAACCCCACAAGCTTAAGAGCATATATGGTAAACCAGAAATTGAAGTTAAATATCTACAGGATGGGGAAGTTGTTAAGAAATCCTGGCCGATAGAGGTAGAAGCAACAAAAGATCATATATATCAGCTAATGTCTACTAATCAAATCTTAAGTATGCACAGTAAAGAGGCTTCACTGGCAGATGTATTCGCTGCCCTGACGGGAAGTGAGCTGAGTTGA
- a CDS encoding ABC transporter permease, translating into MSHQIWKLFKHECKDILRNPATVILIILPIFMAKVIITVVDKGGLDFMLLSTWILFAQVMVGIMITGPGLIEERESKTFDALLITPLSRGQIITAKAGSVLVFSLFSQLIVYVLNQGLTMNLLPALLFMLLGGIIFVQVGIIIGLKVSSSKNGSAISSAFMVVFFLVASVYLALPEWTYPIFAVLPSIEIVQNLNSILIGEGLLLVESLLLLLWMAVLSVWIWKTGKE; encoded by the coding sequence TTGAGCCATCAAATCTGGAAGCTGTTTAAGCATGAATGTAAGGATATACTTCGTAATCCAGCGACTGTGATTTTAATTATTTTGCCTATATTTATGGCTAAGGTAATCATTACTGTAGTGGACAAGGGCGGTCTTGACTTCATGCTACTTTCTACTTGGATATTGTTTGCGCAAGTGATGGTAGGGATCATGATTACCGGCCCTGGGTTAATTGAGGAGCGGGAGAGTAAGACTTTTGATGCACTGCTGATCACCCCGTTAAGCAGAGGGCAGATCATTACTGCTAAAGCTGGATCTGTTCTTGTTTTTTCTTTGTTTTCACAGCTGATAGTGTATGTATTAAATCAAGGTCTGACAATGAATTTATTACCTGCGTTGTTATTTATGTTATTGGGTGGAATTATCTTTGTACAAGTTGGAATCATCATTGGATTAAAGGTAAGTTCCTCCAAAAATGGTTCGGCCATCAGCTCCGCGTTTATGGTTGTTTTTTTCTTAGTAGCTTCTGTTTATTTGGCTCTTCCTGAATGGACCTATCCGATATTTGCTGTTCTGCCAAGTATTGAAATTGTCCAGAATCTAAACAGTATTCTTATTGGAGAAGGATTATTGCTCGTAGAAAGTCTGCTTTTGCTCTTGTGGATGGCGGTGCTATCGGTCTGGATTTGGAAGACGGGTAAAGAGTAG
- the queF gene encoding preQ(1) synthase, with amino-acid sequence MQEVTLLGNQGTQYKFGYDPAILEVFDNKHPGRDYFVKFNCPEFTSLCPVTGQPDFATLYISYIPEQKMVESKSLKLYLFSFRNHGDFHEDCVNIIMNDLISLMDPRYIEVWGKFTPRGGISIDPYCNYGRPGTKYEAMAEHRLMNHDLYPEKVDNR; translated from the coding sequence ATGCAAGAAGTCACTTTGCTTGGTAATCAGGGAACGCAGTACAAGTTTGGTTATGATCCAGCTATTCTTGAGGTGTTTGATAACAAGCATCCTGGGCGAGATTATTTTGTTAAATTCAACTGCCCTGAGTTCACAAGCTTGTGTCCTGTAACGGGTCAGCCGGATTTTGCCACACTGTATATTTCGTATATCCCTGAACAGAAGATGGTGGAATCCAAATCATTAAAGCTATATCTGTTTAGCTTCCGTAACCACGGTGACTTTCATGAGGACTGTGTCAACATTATTATGAATGACCTGATCTCACTGATGGATCCGCGTTACATTGAGGTATGGGGCAAGTTCACTCCGCGTGGAGGCATATCGATTGATCCTTATTGCAACTATGGAAGACCGGGTACGAAGTATGAGGCGATGGCGGAGCACCGCTTAATGAATCACGACCTCTATCCGGAAAAAGTGGACAACCGCTAA
- the queC gene encoding 7-cyano-7-deazaguanine synthase QueC — MNKKALVVFSGGQDSTTCLVWALKQFEEVQVVTFNYNQRHAAEIEVATEIAAKFNVKQHILDLGLLNQLAPNALTRQDIDIVAGEGDELPSTFVDGRNLLFLSFAAILAKQLGYSHIVTGVCQTDFSGYPDCRDVFVKSLNVTLNLSMDYEFAIHTPLMWLDKKETWKMADELGYFDYVREHTLTCYNGIIGSGCGSCPACLLRQRGLEQYEAERTEVGS; from the coding sequence ATGAACAAAAAAGCACTCGTCGTATTCAGCGGCGGACAAGATAGCACCACTTGCCTAGTTTGGGCTTTGAAGCAGTTTGAGGAAGTACAGGTAGTTACCTTCAACTACAATCAGCGTCATGCAGCTGAAATCGAAGTTGCAACAGAAATAGCTGCTAAGTTTAATGTGAAACAGCATATCCTTGACCTTGGACTGCTAAATCAGCTGGCACCAAATGCACTCACACGTCAGGATATTGATATCGTTGCTGGCGAAGGTGATGAGCTTCCGAGTACGTTTGTGGACGGACGGAATCTGTTGTTTTTATCTTTTGCCGCAATATTAGCTAAACAGCTGGGTTACTCCCATATCGTTACTGGTGTCTGCCAAACGGACTTTAGTGGGTATCCGGACTGCCGTGATGTTTTTGTGAAATCACTGAATGTTACACTCAATTTATCTATGGACTATGAGTTTGCGATTCACACTCCACTGATGTGGCTAGATAAGAAAGAAACGTGGAAGATGGCCGATGAACTGGGTTACTTTGATTATGTTCGCGAGCACACATTGACCTGTTATAACGGTATTATTGGCAGTGGCTGCGGCTCTTGTCCAGCTTGTCTATTGCGTCAGCGTGGACTTGAGCAATATGAGGCAGAGAGAACGGAGGTCGGTTCTTAA
- a CDS encoding 6-carboxytetrahydropterin synthase, with protein MLNEVSVCKIFTFDAAHQLVGHKGKCSNLHGHTYKLEVVLKGKPVAAEGHSDEGFVIDFSDIKTTVQQSLVDRLDHAFLAMGNEPILETLTNTGSKVALLSFRTTVENMSCYIAYKLKQTGLPLYSVKLWETPTSWAEVLAEDIPEAGPSYRLYGGCDCE; from the coding sequence ATGCTTAATGAAGTCTCAGTCTGCAAAATATTTACGTTTGACGCGGCGCATCAGTTAGTGGGTCACAAGGGGAAATGCAGCAACCTACACGGACATACGTATAAGCTCGAAGTAGTGCTAAAGGGCAAACCTGTGGCTGCGGAAGGCCACTCAGACGAAGGTTTTGTTATTGATTTCAGCGATATCAAAACGACAGTGCAACAAAGTCTTGTAGACCGTCTAGATCACGCTTTTCTGGCTATGGGAAATGAACCTATATTAGAGACTTTAACGAACACAGGATCTAAGGTAGCCTTGTTGTCTTTCCGAACCACTGTTGAAAATATGTCCTGTTATATAGCCTACAAGCTTAAACAAACAGGGTTGCCGCTGTATTCGGTAAAACTGTGGGAGACACCAACCTCCTGGGCTGAAGTATTGGCTGAGGATATTCCCGAAGCAGGGCCGTCATACCGCTTGTATGGAGGCTGTGACTGTGAGTAA
- the queE gene encoding 7-carboxy-7-deazaguanine synthase QueE: MSKIPVIEMFGPTIQGEGAVIGVKTMFVRTYGCDYRCGWCDSAFTWDGTAKDKVRMLAADEIMDELLDLAGDNFDCVTISGGNPALIGEGMGSFINLLHERGKQAAIETQGSKWQEWFNDVDVLTISPKPPSSGMTTNWEMLDNIMSRMENLGRSTHSLKVVVFDDRDFDYAKDIHQRYPNVQLFLQPGNDDVTEEGNISARLLGRLEWLFNKVIVDSEMNRVRVLPQLHALIWHNKRGK, from the coding sequence GTGAGTAAGATTCCCGTAATTGAAATGTTCGGTCCAACCATTCAAGGTGAAGGTGCGGTAATTGGTGTGAAGACGATGTTTGTCCGCACCTATGGTTGTGATTATCGCTGTGGCTGGTGTGACTCCGCATTTACTTGGGATGGTACTGCTAAGGATAAGGTTCGAATGCTGGCTGCGGATGAAATCATGGATGAACTACTGGACCTAGCGGGAGATAATTTCGACTGTGTTACGATTTCAGGCGGTAATCCTGCTTTGATTGGTGAAGGGATGGGTTCTTTTATCAACTTGCTTCATGAGCGAGGGAAACAAGCGGCTATAGAGACCCAGGGTAGTAAATGGCAGGAATGGTTCAACGACGTGGATGTGCTGACGATTAGTCCGAAACCACCAAGCTCAGGGATGACGACGAATTGGGAAATGCTAGATAACATCATGAGTAGGATGGAGAATCTTGGACGTTCCACGCATAGTTTAAAGGTCGTAGTGTTTGATGATAGGGATTTTGATTATGCAAAAGACATTCACCAGCGATATCCAAATGTGCAGCTATTCCTGCAGCCTGGTAATGATGATGTCACTGAAGAGGGCAACATTTCTGCCCGACTTCTTGGAAGGCTGGAATGGTTGTTTAATAAAGTAATCGTAGACTCTGAGATGAATAGAGTACGCGTGCTTCCTCAGTTGCATGCTTTGATCTGGCATAATAAGCGTGGCAAGTGA
- a CDS encoding cysteine hydrolase family protein, giving the protein MGISTALLIIDVQEAMFSYPDQKLYDEEGVMERIISLQHKARVAGTPIVYIQHTEDEEYTKGTPTWQISHRITPQEGEVIVEKPTWDAFHQTVLQDELQKLGITNLVICGMQSEFCLDTTIRRAYSMGYKSVLVQDAHSTFDNGVLNSSEIVKHHNAVIGGRFAQLRAESEVQF; this is encoded by the coding sequence ATGGGAATTTCAACCGCACTATTAATTATTGATGTTCAAGAAGCTATGTTCTCCTATCCTGATCAAAAGCTGTACGATGAAGAGGGTGTGATGGAAAGGATTATTTCCCTTCAGCACAAAGCTAGGGTGGCAGGTACTCCAATTGTTTATATTCAACACACAGAAGATGAGGAATACACAAAAGGTACACCTACATGGCAGATCAGTCACCGGATCACACCACAGGAAGGCGAGGTTATTGTTGAGAAGCCCACTTGGGATGCCTTTCACCAAACAGTGCTGCAAGATGAGCTACAAAAGCTCGGGATCACGAATCTGGTGATTTGTGGGATGCAAAGTGAGTTCTGCCTAGATACGACGATAAGACGCGCATACAGTATGGGATATAAGAGTGTTCTCGTCCAAGATGCTCATAGCACCTTTGATAATGGGGTTCTGAATAGTAGTGAGATCGTTAAGCATCATAATGCAGTAATCGGAGGGAGATTCGCCCAGTTACGAGCTGAAAGCGAGGTTCAGTTCTAG